The segment ATTATCCAGAGTTATAATGCTTTAGTTTCCCCTTTTGAGGTGGGTTATCAATTAAAAGCTATCATCACTTTAAGAGCTTTCATGGGGATGTTAAAACCCTTCTTAGAAAAAGTGAAAACATATCAGGAAGTCGTAAATTGTTATCGTATCACAGGAAATGAAAATATAGTCATGGAAGTAGTTCTTAAGAACCAAAAACATTTAGAATCGTTTATTGACCAATTGATTGTGTATGGTGAATCGAAGACGCAAATTGTATTATCTCATGTGATCAAACACAATGAAATAAAGCCCTTAAAATAATTAATTATCAATGATAAGATGAGGTACGTTGTCTAAATTCCAATCTATCACTAAGCCACCTGCTAAACTTTCAGCAATGGTTTTCCCATAAAGATACTCACAAAGATATAAAGCTGCTTCAAAAGATTTTGCGCCACCAGCGGAGGTAATGTACTTACCATCATGAACAAATAACACCTCTTTTCTAATGTCTAACTCAGGAAATCGCTCACGCATCGTATCAACATCACTAGGGAAGGTTGTCGATACTTTGTTATTTAATAACCCAGCTTTAGCGAGCACAAAGGCACCATCACAATGCGAAGTCATAAACAGCGCCTCTTGATCAACACGTTTTACAAAATTAATCATAATCTCATCTTGGAGATCCGTATCTATATGATGCTCTGCACTGGGTATTACTAGAATATCAATTTTAGGCAAACTGTCATTGGTGTAATTAAAATCTGGTAAAATGCGCATTCCTTCAAAACTGACAATTGGCTTATCCGTATTAGCTACGGTAAAAACATTCATAGGTTTTATACGGT is part of the Formosa sp. Hel1_31_208 genome and harbors:
- a CDS encoding DJ-1/PfpI family protein, coding for MKHLIYILILSLLFTCNTSEEKKADKNNEILRDEMSSNKVLPELEPNRYNVAFLIMDGVYNTELTAPFDIFQHTIFRDRIKPMNVFTVANTDKPIVSFEGMRILPDFNYTNDSLPKIDILVIPSAEHHIDTDLQDEIMINFVKRVDQEALFMTSHCDGAFVLAKAGLLNNKVSTTFPSDVDTMRERFPELDIRKEVLFVHDGKYITSAGGAKSFEAALYLCEYLYGKTIAESLAGGLVIDWNLDNVPHLIIDN
- a CDS encoding Lrp/AsnC family transcriptional regulator, encoding MIIDQLNWKILHYLQLNARQSNAEIGRQVGISSPAVSERIKKMEDAGIIQSYNALVSPFEVGYQLKAIITLRAFMGMLKPFLEKVKTYQEVVNCYRITGNENIVMEVVLKNQKHLESFIDQLIVYGESKTQIVLSHVIKHNEIKPLK